A stretch of DNA from Streptomyces xanthii:
ACGCGCCGCCACTACGTGGCGGAAAGACGGCAACGCTCCGCGTTGCTCACCGGCCGGCTCCGCTGTCCGGTGCGGACAACTCCGTTGTCCGGGGCTCGAATTGCTCCGCATCTGGCCTGCAGGAATTCGCTCCGCGAATTCCTGGCCGCTGGCTACAGAGCGCGGTGGGGATGTCTCGGCTCTCCCCTTTCCAAAATCCTGCCTACTCGTCAATCCTCTTTGTTGCCGCCCAATTCGACATACATCAGAACTGATGTAGAGTCAGCTCTGCTTAATGGAATAGATTTTGAGGTTATCTATTCCTCAAAGCCGTTACTATTTCGGCCAGATGAGCGCCTGGGCGATGATGACGTTGGTGCCGTTGAAGGTGACAGCGGGGCCTTCGTGTAGCTCGTAGCCGAGGCCGAGCATCTCGCTCACGCGTTGGCAGAACGTGGCGTCGTCTGGGCCTGTCAGGACTCGGTAGATGGGCAATCCGTTGGGTGGTGTGCTCATGTGGGGAAGGATCTCAGACTTGCTCACACGTGTGTGTCAGGCCATATGCCTGCGACGCCCGTGCGGCCGTCCGGGACGTCTTCGATTGTCACGATGGCCTGTTCGCGGATGTCTTCGCCGAGGACGCCGACCAGTGCTTCGGTGATGGTGGTGACGAGCTCTGCTGCTGCTCA
This window harbors:
- a CDS encoding DUF1737 domain-containing protein; translated protein: MSTPPNGLPIYRVLTGPDDATFCQRVSEMLGLGYELHEGPAVTFNGTNVIIAQALIWPK